The Prunus persica cultivar Lovell chromosome G7, Prunus_persica_NCBIv2, whole genome shotgun sequence genome has a segment encoding these proteins:
- the LOC18770698 gene encoding receptor-like protein kinase 2: MGHCNASASIQLVSLIILSRIFSLETIKFGFCSDDHNVGCIGIERKALLKLKQGLTDPFDWLSSWVGEDCCKWSGVGCNNITGRVNMLDLRNRYSDGLDGYGSIKHAFSGEINPSLLVLKDLDYLDLSMNNFEGVQLPSFIGSLEKLKYLNLSRASFVGVIPPNLGNLSRLLYLDLSNFLFPNPIETDLQWLATLSSLKYLNLEGVNLARATSYWLPTVNMLPSLVELHLPLCGLSILPFTLPSINFTSLLVLDLSDNHFKSTIPPWLFNLTKLQILDLAYNSLIGKLPDSLGYLKSLRYLILAANSLSGIIPECLGELSSLVSLDISYNTWEGAITETHFSKLGGLREVSIANDPPNISLVFNISSDWMPPFKLRYLDIRSCQLRPKFPTWLRNQTELTTVVLNNARISDTIPDWFWQLDLQFDILNVAHNQLSGRVPNSLRFSYDSNVDLTSNRFEGPLPLWSSNITWLYLRDNLFSGRIPHNIGQVMPNLTRLDISRNSLSGSIPLSIGNLSQLHFMLISNNLLSGEIPHFQNDIPSLYIVDLSNNNLFGTIPRSLGSLTSLRVLFLSSNNFSGEVPSLKNCTGMKILDLGDNKFFGPIPAFIGESMLSLKILSLRSNSFTGRIPLQLCGLSTLHILDFSHNNLSGNIPHCIGNLGGFKSEVKDIDTESYGYLGRLEVVSKGRMLVYDSILYLVNSVDLSDNNLSGEIPVGITSLIKLGTLNLSMNHLTGNIPANIRNLGSIETLDLSMNRLSGSIPENMVSLTFLNHLNLSYNNLCGKIPKGNQFQTFVDPSIYEGNPGLSGCPLPIGCQDNEEAPQVPSGDGGEDVDSKLEKLQFVISMVTGFCAGFWGVFGTLAMKRSWRHAYFHFVDKVKDAVLDFGSAIGTYLHKRS, encoded by the coding sequence ATGGGTCATTGCAATGCTAGTGCTTCCATCCAACTTGTCTCACTAATTATACTGTCACGAATTTTTTCCCTTGAAACCATTAAATTCGGTTTCTGTAGTGATGATCATAATGTGGGATGCATAGGTATAGAGAGGAAAGCCCTTCTCAAGCTCAAACAAGGCCTCACAGATCCTTTCGACTGGCTTTCATCTTGGGTGGGAGAAGATTGCTGCAAATGGAGTGGTGTAGGCTGCAACAACATAACTGGACGTGTCAACATGCTTGATCTTCGCAATCGCTATTCAGATGGGTTAGATGGTTACGGATCAATAAAGCATGCATTTAGCGGTGAGATCAATCCTTCTTTGCTTGTTTTGAAAGATTTGGATTACTTGGATTTGAGCATGAATAACTTTGAAGGTGTCCAACTTCCAAGTTTCATTGGATCACTAGAGAAACTGAAATACCTCAATCTCTCTCGTGCATCTTTTGTTGGAGTCATTCCCCCCAATCTTGGAAACCTCTCAAGGTTGCTTTATCTTGATCttagtaattttctttttcctaacCCAATTGAGACTGACCTTCAGTGGCTTGCAACTCTTTCTTCCTTAAAGTACCTTAACTTGGAGGGAGTGAACCTTGCCAGGGCTACATCCTATTGGCTTCCCACTGTTAATATGCTCCCTTCACTTGTTGAATTGCATTTGCCCCTTTGTGGACTTTCCATCCTTCCTTTCACTCTTCCTTCTATCAATTTCACATCCCTTTTGGTTCTTGATCTCTCTGACAACCATTTCAAATCCACAATACCTCCTTGGTTGTTCAATCTCACTAAACTACAGATTTTGGATTTGGCATATAACAGTCTGATAGGAAAACTCCCTGATTCTTTGGGATATCTTAAAAGCTTGAGATACCTCATATTGGCGGCTAACTCATTGAGTGGGATCATCCCAGAATGTCTTGGGGAGCTCTCATCGTTAGTTTCGCTAGATATCTCTTACAACACATGGGAAGGTGCCATTACAGAAACTCATTTCTCGAAACTTGGAGGCCTGAGAGAAGTATCAATTGCAAATGATCCCCCAAACATTTCCTTGGTTTTCAACATAAGTTCTGATTGGATGCCTCCTTTCAAATTAAGATACTTGGACATTAGATCATGCCAACTGCGTCCCAAATTCCCTACATGGCTTAGAAATCAGACTGAGTTGACCACGGTGGTACTCAATAATGCTAGGATTTCAGACACCATACCAGAttggttttggcaattggatttgcAATTTGATATTCTAAATGTCGCTCATAATCAACTAAGCGGCAGGGTGCCTAATTCATTAAGATTCAGCTATGATTCCAATGTTGATTTGACTTCAAACCGCTTTGAAGGTCCACTCCCACTCTGGTCCTCAAACATTACCTGGCTGTATCTTAGAGATAATCTATTTTCAGGGCGAATTCCTCATAACATTGGTCAAGTGATGCCCAATTTGACACGTCTAGACATTTCTAGGAACTCCTTGAGTGGAAGCATTCCCCTGTCCATTGGTAATTTAAGCCAATTACATTTCATGTTGATCTCAAATAACCTCTTGTCTGGTGAGATTCCTCATTTTCAGAACGATATACCATCGTTGTATATTGTAGACTTGTCAAACAACAATCTCTTTGGTACAATCCCAAGATCCTTAGGCTCTCTTACTTCACTCAGAGTCTTGTTCCTCTCTAGCAACAACTTTTCAGGTGAAGTTCCTTCCTTGAAAAACTGCACTGGCATGAAGATTCTTGATCTTGGTGATAACAAGTTTTTTGGACCGATTCCAGCTTTCATTGGTGAAAGCATGCTCTCTTTAAAGATTTTAAGCTTGAGGTCCAACTCATTTACTGGAAGAATCCCTTTACAATTATGTGGCCTTTCCACTCTCCATATATTGGACTTCTCACACAACAATCTTTCCGGAAATATTCCTCACTGCATAGGTAATTTGGGTGGCTTTAAATCTGAGGTCAAAGACATAGATACAGAATCCTACGGTTATTTGGGAAGATTGGAGGTGGTGTCAAAAGGTAGAATGCTTGTATATGACTCCATCCTTTACCTTGTTAATAGCGTTGATCTCTCAGACAATAACTTGTCAGGAGAGATCCCTGTGGGGATAACAAGCCTAATAAAGTTGGGCACCTTAAATTTGTCTATGAATCATTTGACAGGAAATATCCCAGCAAATATCAGAAACTTGGGGTCGATAGAAACTCTTGATCTATCAATGAACAGACTTTCAGGTTCAATTCCAGAGAACATGGTTTCTTTAACATTTTTGAATCATCTGAATCTGTCATACAATAACTTGTGTGGGAAAATTCCAAAGGGTAACCAGTTTCAGACTTTTGTTGACCCGTCAATTTATGAGGGCAACCCCGGTCTTAGCGGGTGTCCGTTACCAATTGGTTGCCAAGACAATGAAGAAGCACCTCAAGTTCCAAGTGGAGATGGAGGAGAGGATGTTGACAGTAAACTTGAAAAGCTACAGTTCGTCATCAGTATGGTGACAGGTTTCTGTGCAGGGTTCTGGGGagtttttgggactttggccaTGAAGAGGTCTTGGAGACATGCCTATTTTCACTTCGTTGACAAAGTGAAAGATGCTGTCCTTGATTTTGGCTCAGCCATTGGTACTTATCTGCATAAAAGATCGTAG